The following are encoded in a window of Streptomyces sp. 11x1 genomic DNA:
- a CDS encoding glycerophosphodiester phosphodiesterase gives MTALIRHPYLDHPGPIAFAHRGGAADGLENTTAQFRRAVESGYRYIETDVHATLDGKLVAFHDSTLDRMTDGAGRIADLSWREIGSARVAGVEPVPLFEELLEEFPEVRWNVDVKAEPALHPLLNLIARTAAWDRVCVGSFSESRVARAQRLAGPRLATSYGTSGVLGLRLRSWGVPATVRRSAVAAQVPESHAGVPVVDHRFVRAAHARGLRVHVWTVNEPQRMHRLLDLGVDGIMTDHIDTLRKVLEDRGTWV, from the coding sequence GTGACCGCCCTCATACGCCACCCCTACCTCGACCACCCGGGCCCGATCGCCTTCGCCCACCGGGGCGGGGCGGCCGACGGCCTGGAGAACACCACGGCCCAGTTCCGGCGGGCGGTGGAGTCGGGCTACCGCTACATCGAGACCGACGTCCACGCCACGCTCGACGGCAAGCTCGTCGCCTTCCACGACTCGACCCTGGACCGGATGACCGACGGGGCGGGCCGGATAGCCGATCTGTCGTGGAGGGAGATCGGCAGCGCGCGTGTGGCGGGCGTCGAGCCGGTCCCTCTCTTCGAGGAGCTGCTCGAAGAGTTCCCCGAGGTCCGCTGGAACGTGGACGTCAAGGCGGAGCCCGCGCTGCACCCGCTGCTCAACCTGATCGCCCGCACCGCGGCCTGGGACCGGGTCTGCGTCGGCTCCTTCTCCGAGTCCCGGGTGGCCCGCGCCCAGCGCCTCGCCGGTCCGCGCCTGGCCACCTCGTACGGCACGAGCGGCGTGCTGGGGCTGCGGCTGCGCTCGTGGGGCGTCCCCGCCACGGTGCGCCGCTCGGCGGTCGCCGCGCAGGTGCCCGAATCGCACGCCGGGGTGCCCGTGGTCGACCACCGGTTCGTGCGCGCGGCCCATGCGCGCGGGCTGCGGGTGCACGTCTGGACCGTGAACGAACCGCAACGTATGCACCGACTGCTGGACCTGGGCGTCGATGGCATCATGACCGATCACATCGACACGCTGCGCAAAGTGCTTGAGGACCGGGGGACCTGGGTCTGA
- a CDS encoding PLP-dependent aminotransferase family protein yields the protein MAQWTSAVGAAQLARLLTSQQERPAGPGTRRPPAYRALADGIRLLVLEGRVPVAARLPAERELALSLSVSRTTVAAAYEALRTEGFLESRRGAGSWTAVPAGNPLPARGLEPLPPEALGSMIDLGCAALPAPEPWLTRAVQGALEELPPYAHTHGDYPAGLPALRSMLADRYTARGIPTMPEQIMVTTGAMGAMDAICHLFAGRGERIAVESPSYANILQLMREAGARLVPVAMADGLAGWDMDRWRQVLRDAAPRLAYVVADFHNPTGALADEDRRRGLVDAARGAGTVLVADETMSELWLDDDVEMPRPVCAFDPAGSTVITVGSASKAFWAGMRIGWVRAAPDVIRSLVAARAYADLGTPVLEQLAVNWLMNTGGWAQAVGVRREQARENRDALVAAVRRELPDWEFSEPRGGLTLWVRTGGLSGSRLAEVGERVGVRVPSGPRFGVDGAFEGYVRLPFTVGGAVAEEAAVRLAAAARLVRDGASGGSEGPRTFVA from the coding sequence ATGGCGCAGTGGACTTCGGCGGTCGGCGCGGCTCAGCTCGCCCGGCTGCTCACCTCGCAGCAGGAGCGCCCCGCCGGCCCCGGCACCCGCCGCCCGCCCGCCTACCGCGCGCTCGCCGACGGGATCCGTCTGCTGGTGCTGGAGGGCCGTGTGCCCGTCGCGGCCCGGCTGCCCGCCGAGCGGGAGCTGGCGCTCTCCCTCTCCGTGAGCCGTACGACCGTCGCGGCGGCCTACGAGGCGCTGCGCACGGAGGGCTTCCTGGAGTCCCGGCGGGGAGCGGGCAGTTGGACCGCCGTGCCGGCGGGGAACCCGTTGCCCGCGCGCGGTCTGGAGCCGCTGCCGCCCGAGGCGCTCGGATCGATGATCGACCTGGGCTGCGCCGCGCTGCCCGCGCCCGAGCCCTGGCTCACCCGGGCGGTGCAGGGCGCGTTGGAGGAACTGCCGCCCTACGCCCACACGCACGGCGACTACCCGGCGGGGTTGCCCGCCCTGCGCTCCATGCTCGCCGACCGGTACACCGCGCGCGGCATCCCGACGATGCCCGAGCAGATCATGGTCACCACCGGCGCCATGGGGGCCATGGACGCCATCTGTCACCTCTTCGCCGGGCGGGGTGAGCGGATCGCGGTGGAGTCGCCGTCGTACGCCAACATCCTCCAGCTGATGCGGGAGGCGGGGGCGCGGCTGGTGCCGGTCGCCATGGCGGACGGGCTCGCCGGGTGGGACATGGACCGGTGGCGGCAGGTGCTGCGGGACGCGGCGCCGCGATTGGCGTACGTCGTCGCCGACTTCCACAACCCGACCGGGGCGCTCGCCGACGAGGACCGGCGGCGGGGGCTCGTCGACGCGGCTCGGGGCGCCGGGACGGTGCTGGTCGCCGACGAGACGATGAGCGAGCTGTGGCTCGACGACGACGTGGAGATGCCGCGGCCCGTGTGCGCCTTCGATCCGGCGGGGTCCACGGTGATCACGGTCGGGTCCGCCAGCAAGGCGTTCTGGGCGGGGATGCGGATCGGGTGGGTGCGGGCGGCGCCGGATGTGATCCGGAGTCTGGTGGCGGCCCGGGCGTACGCGGACCTGGGGACGCCGGTGTTGGAGCAGTTGGCCGTGAACTGGCTGATGAATACCGGAGGTTGGGCGCAGGCCGTGGGGGTGCGCCGGGAGCAGGCCCGGGAGAACCGGGACGCTCTGGTGGCCGCGGTGCGCCGGGAGCTGCCCGACTGGGAGTTCTCGGAGCCCCGGGGCGGACTGACGTTGTGGGTCCGCACCGGGGGGCTGTCGGGGTCGCGGCTCGCGGAGGTGGGGGAGCGGGTGGGGGTCCGGGTGCCCTCCGGACCCCGGTTCGGGGTGGACGGGGCGTTCGAGGGGTATGTGCGGCTGCCGTTCACCGTGGGGGGAGCGGTGGCCGAGGAGGCGGCGGTGCGGTTGGCGGCGGCTGCGCGGTTGGTGCGGGACGGGGCGTCGGGCGGGAGCGAGGGGCCGCGGACGTTCGTGGCGTGA
- a CDS encoding ankyrin repeat domain-containing protein, giving the protein MSEAPDPEVVELATKIFDLARRGETEALVAYVDAGVPADLTNDRGDSLVMLAAYHGHADAVRALLARGGEADRVNDRGQTPLAGAVFKGEESVIRVLLDDGADPAAGTPNAVDTARMFGRTHLLELFAAH; this is encoded by the coding sequence ATGAGCGAAGCCCCCGACCCCGAGGTCGTGGAGCTGGCGACCAAGATCTTCGATCTGGCCCGCAGGGGCGAGACCGAGGCGCTCGTGGCGTACGTCGACGCGGGTGTTCCGGCCGACCTCACCAACGATCGCGGCGACTCCCTCGTGATGCTCGCCGCGTACCACGGTCACGCGGACGCCGTCCGGGCCCTCCTGGCCCGTGGCGGGGAGGCCGACCGGGTCAACGACCGCGGCCAGACCCCCCTCGCCGGGGCGGTTTTCAAGGGCGAGGAGAGCGTCATCCGGGTTCTCCTGGACGACGGGGCCGACCCGGCCGCGGGCACTCCGAACGCGGTCGACACCGCCCGGATGTTCGGCAGGACACATCTGCTCGAACTGTTCGCAGCGCACTGA
- a CDS encoding HEAT repeat domain-containing protein yields the protein MFEPVIAPSGTLLGLLQRGRGDGTLHALTAPRAEALAALNHCVLSDPRHDWQVENRSLYYARLYLDLSGELDEIERHLFDAEDVLDTDESRTGLALAVLGHLASYGRRDALELLRRYAAVGTSWAWALDELALRDDDEGLRSLAEPVLARFTTDPEGEAELAAAVRDAFEPRPWRLWADDPREAIATRVRAAHETGCFDRWQRQMRPSGPRPGWSVKAVFEWAQQGIERGAVLHVPAARCLTAVAGPDDRPEILSAARSGDDGARCTALRYLADGNDPDALDLIEGAMADGTTMVVQAAVDAFERMRSMAAVDRARGWVHRPDPLGAAAGRMLACLGGTKDRDLVLGALREAVRGEGPDAPTLWTLVDGTGRLGIVCAAPVLRHIYRETASSHLRGRAARALAATDPSFAAGFAVECLWDCEETTREIAARHAETGDARVVDQLRRLAADPAEEAEVQTAVRSRIGPDMPAM from the coding sequence ATGTTCGAACCGGTCATAGCGCCCAGCGGTACGCTGCTCGGCCTGCTGCAGAGGGGCCGCGGCGACGGCACCCTGCATGCGCTCACCGCCCCGCGGGCCGAGGCGCTCGCGGCGCTGAACCACTGTGTGCTGAGCGACCCCCGCCACGACTGGCAGGTGGAGAACCGCTCGCTCTACTACGCCCGTCTGTACCTCGACCTGAGCGGTGAGCTCGACGAGATCGAGCGGCACCTCTTCGACGCCGAGGACGTGCTCGACACCGACGAGTCACGCACCGGGCTGGCCCTCGCGGTCCTCGGGCACCTCGCCTCGTACGGCAGGCGGGACGCGCTCGAACTGCTGCGCAGGTACGCCGCCGTGGGCACCAGCTGGGCCTGGGCCCTGGACGAGCTGGCCCTCAGGGACGACGACGAAGGGCTGCGCTCCCTCGCCGAACCCGTCCTGGCCCGCTTCACCACCGATCCGGAGGGTGAGGCCGAGCTGGCCGCCGCCGTCCGCGACGCCTTCGAACCCCGGCCCTGGCGGCTGTGGGCCGACGACCCCCGCGAGGCGATCGCCACCCGCGTGCGCGCCGCCCACGAGACCGGCTGTTTCGACCGCTGGCAGCGGCAGATGCGACCCAGCGGGCCCCGGCCCGGGTGGAGCGTCAAGGCCGTGTTCGAGTGGGCCCAGCAGGGCATCGAACGCGGAGCGGTCCTCCATGTGCCCGCGGCGCGGTGCCTGACCGCCGTCGCCGGCCCCGACGACCGGCCCGAGATCCTCTCCGCCGCCAGGTCGGGCGACGACGGCGCCCGCTGCACCGCCTTGCGCTACCTCGCCGACGGCAACGATCCCGACGCCCTCGACCTGATCGAGGGCGCCATGGCCGACGGCACGACGATGGTCGTGCAGGCCGCCGTCGACGCCTTCGAACGGATGCGCAGTATGGCCGCCGTCGACCGGGCACGCGGCTGGGTGCACCGGCCCGACCCCCTGGGCGCCGCCGCCGGACGCATGCTCGCCTGTCTCGGCGGGACCAAGGACAGGGACCTGGTGCTCGGCGCGTTGCGCGAGGCCGTACGCGGCGAGGGACCGGACGCGCCGACCCTGTGGACCCTCGTCGACGGCACCGGACGCCTCGGCATCGTCTGCGCCGCGCCCGTCCTGCGCCACATCTACCGCGAGACCGCCTCCTCCCACCTGCGCGGCCGCGCCGCCCGCGCGCTCGCCGCCACCGACCCCTCCTTCGCCGCCGGCTTCGCCGTCGAGTGCCTCTGGGACTGCGAGGAGACCACCCGCGAGATCGCCGCCCGGCACGCCGAGACGGGAGACGCGCGCGTCGTCGACCAGCTCCGCAGGCTCGCCGCCGACCCGGCCGAGGAGGCCGAGGTCCAGACAGCTGTACGCAGCCGAATCGGTCCTGACATGCCCGCAATGTGA
- a CDS encoding glycosyltransferase family 1 protein encodes MRVVIVTESFPPDVNGVAHCALQTARHLVARGHAPLVVAPATAQGAEADLQAPCPVVRVPSLPLPGYPQVRVALPSRRVAAAIVEHRADIVHLASPFVLGVRGMAAAARLGVPAVAIYQTDLAGYARTYVHAGEAAAWRRIRSVHGAADRTLAPSSAALRDLEAHGVPRVSLWPRGVDTVRFRPDLRDAALRRELAPNGELIVGYVGRLAPEKQIELLAGVCGLEGVRVVVVGDGPSEPGLREALPGAVFLGRRTGEELARIFASFDVFAHTGPFETFCQTVQEAMASGVPVVAPAAGGPLDLVAHGRTGLLVPPRDAAAVRDAVWSLAADPGLRAAYGAAGRAMVEGRTWAAVGDQLIGHYADVLTARTAVAA; translated from the coding sequence ATGCGTGTCGTCATAGTGACCGAGTCCTTTCCCCCCGATGTGAACGGCGTGGCCCACTGCGCCCTGCAGACCGCGCGGCACCTCGTCGCGCGGGGGCACGCCCCGCTCGTCGTGGCCCCGGCCACCGCCCAGGGAGCCGAAGCCGATCTCCAGGCGCCGTGCCCGGTCGTCCGCGTCCCCTCCCTCCCGCTCCCGGGCTACCCCCAGGTCCGCGTCGCCCTGCCCAGCCGCCGGGTCGCCGCGGCGATCGTCGAACACCGGGCCGACATCGTCCACCTGGCCAGCCCCTTCGTCCTCGGCGTGCGCGGCATGGCGGCCGCCGCCCGCCTCGGCGTCCCCGCCGTCGCCATCTACCAGACCGACCTCGCCGGCTACGCCCGCACCTACGTGCACGCCGGTGAGGCGGCGGCCTGGCGGCGCATCCGCTCCGTGCACGGCGCCGCCGACCGCACCCTCGCCCCGTCCAGCGCGGCCCTGCGCGACCTGGAGGCACACGGTGTGCCTCGGGTCAGCCTGTGGCCGCGCGGCGTCGACACCGTCCGATTCCGCCCCGACCTGCGCGACGCGGCACTGCGCCGCGAACTGGCCCCGAACGGCGAGCTGATCGTCGGCTACGTCGGCCGTCTCGCCCCCGAGAAGCAGATCGAACTGCTCGCCGGGGTGTGCGGCCTGGAGGGCGTGCGGGTCGTGGTCGTGGGCGACGGGCCGAGCGAACCCGGGCTGCGCGAAGCGCTGCCGGGAGCCGTCTTCCTGGGCCGGCGCACCGGCGAGGAACTCGCGCGGATCTTCGCCTCGTTCGACGTCTTCGCCCACACCGGCCCCTTCGAGACCTTCTGCCAGACGGTGCAGGAGGCCATGGCCAGCGGGGTGCCCGTGGTGGCGCCCGCCGCCGGGGGCCCGCTGGACCTCGTCGCCCACGGGCGCACGGGTCTCCTGGTCCCGCCGCGCGACGCGGCCGCCGTACGCGACGCCGTGTGGTCGCTCGCCGCCGACCCTGGACTGCGGGCCGCCTACGGGGCCGCCGGACGGGCCATGGTCGAGGGGCGCACCTGGGCGGCCGTCGGCGACCAGCTCATCGGGCACTACGCCGACGTGCTGACGGCGCGGACGGCGGTGGCGGCATGA
- a CDS encoding glycosyltransferase, whose translation MSTAADGAPRNGARTGLRIVRLANFVAPSSGGLRTALRELGRGYEAAGHEAVLVVPGERYTDRATEQGRMITLPGPLLPGTGGYRVLMDRRRVAGLLESLEPGRLEVSDRTTLRWTGKWARRARVRAVMVSHETADGVLRTWGLSEGMARRASDALNVRTAHTYSRVVCTTEFAEREFVRIGARNVVRAPLGVDLVGRHPALRDRGLRQRHARKDEILLVMCSRLSVEKRPGTAVDALEALLARGRRAVLVVAGDGPLRGRLEQRARGLPVTFLGHVGDRGALGALQASADVALAPGPAETFGLAALEAMACGTPVVASSSSALPEVVGPAGATASDNGESFADAVELLLDRSEGERREAARARAECFGWRTAVDAFLAAHDATVGRPVWEEVG comes from the coding sequence ATGAGCACGGCTGCCGACGGGGCACCGAGGAACGGTGCCCGGACGGGGCTGCGGATCGTGCGGCTCGCCAATTTTGTCGCGCCCTCCTCCGGCGGACTGCGGACCGCGCTGCGGGAACTGGGCCGCGGCTACGAGGCGGCCGGGCACGAGGCCGTGCTGGTCGTGCCCGGAGAGCGGTACACCGACCGCGCGACCGAGCAGGGGCGGATGATCACCCTGCCCGGGCCGCTGCTGCCGGGCACCGGCGGCTACCGCGTCCTCATGGACAGGCGGCGGGTGGCCGGACTCCTGGAATCGCTGGAGCCCGGCCGGCTGGAGGTCTCCGACCGGACCACGCTGCGCTGGACGGGGAAGTGGGCCCGGCGGGCCAGGGTGCGCGCGGTGATGGTCTCGCACGAGACCGCCGACGGGGTGCTGCGGACCTGGGGGCTCTCCGAGGGCATGGCCCGCCGGGCCTCGGACGCCCTCAACGTCCGTACGGCCCACACCTACTCGCGGGTGGTGTGCACCACCGAGTTCGCCGAACGGGAGTTCGTGCGGATCGGCGCGCGGAACGTCGTCCGGGCACCCCTGGGTGTCGACCTCGTGGGACGCCACCCGGCCCTGCGCGACCGGGGACTGCGGCAGCGGCACGCGCGCAAGGACGAGATCCTGCTGGTGATGTGCTCGCGGCTGTCCGTGGAGAAGCGGCCCGGCACGGCCGTCGATGCCCTGGAGGCGCTGCTCGCGCGCGGGCGGCGGGCCGTGCTGGTCGTCGCCGGGGACGGGCCACTGCGCGGCAGGCTCGAACAGCGCGCCCGCGGGCTGCCGGTGACCTTCCTGGGCCACGTGGGCGACCGCGGGGCGCTGGGCGCCCTTCAGGCGTCCGCCGACGTGGCACTGGCCCCCGGCCCCGCCGAGACGTTCGGGCTGGCCGCCCTGGAGGCCATGGCCTGCGGTACGCCCGTGGTGGCCAGCTCCTCGTCCGCGCTGCCGGAGGTCGTCGGACCGGCAGGCGCAACGGCTTCGGACAACGGGGAGTCCTTCGCGGACGCCGTCGAACTGCTGCTGGACCGGTCCGAGGGCGAGCGCAGGGAGGCGGCACGCGCGCGTGCCGAGTGCTTCGGCTGGCGGACGGCGGTGGACGCCTTCCTCGCCGCGCACGACGCGACCGTCGGACGCCCGGTGTGGGAGGAAGTGGGATGA
- a CDS encoding SGNH/GDSL hydrolase family protein: MRARRFVALGDSLTEGVGDPVAGGRRGWAALLAHGLGPGMEFTNLAVSGSQTRDVLDRQLAAALDLRPDVASVVIGVNDTLRCTFDIHAVAARLDTVYGALRASGAVLLTACLPDPGAMLGLPGALARPLARRQRAVNTVVHALSERHGAVHLHASEGAWLTDRAMWSADRLHPGERGHRQLALRFHTLLAGAGVATGPAPSAEPDSPAPTRGAGLWWLATAGTGWVARRCTDLLPQLLALAAAEVRHRARGTSARLDLSASHAVASALAALSAAEQRPEVA, encoded by the coding sequence ATGAGAGCCCGGCGGTTCGTGGCACTCGGCGACTCCCTCACCGAGGGCGTGGGCGACCCCGTCGCGGGCGGTCGGCGGGGCTGGGCCGCGCTGCTCGCCCACGGACTCGGACCCGGCATGGAGTTCACCAACCTGGCCGTCAGCGGTTCCCAGACGCGCGACGTCCTGGACCGGCAGCTGGCTGCCGCGCTCGACCTCCGCCCGGACGTCGCCTCGGTCGTCATCGGGGTCAACGACACCCTGCGGTGCACCTTCGACATCCACGCCGTCGCCGCCCGTCTCGACACGGTCTACGGCGCCCTGCGCGCGTCCGGAGCCGTGCTGCTCACCGCCTGTCTGCCCGACCCCGGGGCGATGCTCGGCCTGCCCGGGGCGCTCGCCCGGCCCCTGGCCCGACGGCAGCGGGCCGTCAACACCGTCGTGCACGCCCTGTCCGAGCGCCACGGCGCCGTCCATCTGCACGCGTCGGAGGGCGCCTGGCTGACGGACCGCGCGATGTGGAGCGCGGACCGGCTGCATCCCGGCGAGCGGGGGCACCGACAGCTCGCCCTCCGGTTCCACACCCTCCTCGCCGGGGCGGGAGTCGCCACGGGCCCCGCGCCCTCTGCCGAGCCCGACTCCCCGGCCCCCACCCGCGGCGCCGGCCTCTGGTGGCTGGCCACCGCGGGGACGGGCTGGGTGGCCCGGCGCTGCACCGACCTGCTCCCGCAGCTCCTGGCCCTCGCCGCCGCCGAGGTGCGCCACAGGGCGCGCGGCACCAGCGCGCGGCTGGACCTGTCCGCCTCCCACGCGGTGGCGTCCGCCCTGGCCGCGCTGTCCGCCGCCGAGCAACGGCCGGAGGTGGCGTAG
- a CDS encoding biotin-dependent carboxyltransferase family protein has product MTDDALVVVRAGALTTVQDLGRPGHAHLGVPRSGALDAPAAALVNRLVGNPPDAAVLETTLNGCSVRPRSATVVAVGGAPCAVTVDGRPAPWGAPVRVPGGALLDIGPARSGVRGYLAVSGGVAVEPVLGSRSTDLLSGLGPLPLTDGTVLPLGRPGRPHARVDVVPHPAPPSELVLRVTLGPRDDWFTEAALRTLTRHPYAVSSASNRIGLRTEGPALERSRAGELPSEGMVLGAVQVPPDGRPVVFLADHPTTGGYPVIAVVHPADLPGAAQATPGTPVRFVAVRHRR; this is encoded by the coding sequence GTGACGGACGATGCCCTCGTGGTGGTCCGTGCGGGTGCCCTGACCACCGTCCAGGACCTGGGCCGCCCCGGCCACGCCCACCTCGGCGTGCCCCGCTCGGGCGCTCTGGACGCACCGGCGGCCGCCCTGGTCAACCGTCTGGTGGGCAACCCGCCGGACGCAGCGGTGCTGGAGACCACCCTCAACGGCTGCTCCGTGCGGCCCCGCTCGGCGACCGTCGTGGCGGTCGGCGGGGCCCCCTGTGCGGTCACCGTGGACGGCCGCCCGGCCCCGTGGGGTGCACCGGTACGGGTCCCCGGCGGGGCCCTCCTCGACATCGGCCCCGCCCGCTCCGGCGTACGCGGCTATCTGGCCGTCTCCGGCGGGGTGGCCGTCGAACCGGTGCTGGGCAGCCGCTCCACGGACCTGCTGTCCGGCCTCGGCCCGCTCCCGCTGACGGACGGCACCGTGCTCCCGCTCGGCCGCCCGGGCCGCCCGCACGCGCGCGTGGATGTCGTCCCGCATCCGGCGCCGCCCTCGGAGCTGGTGCTGCGCGTCACCCTGGGCCCGCGCGACGACTGGTTCACCGAGGCGGCACTGCGCACCCTCACCCGGCATCCCTATGCCGTGTCGTCCGCGAGCAACCGCATCGGGCTGCGCACGGAGGGGCCCGCTCTGGAGCGCTCCCGGGCGGGTGAACTCCCCAGCGAGGGGATGGTGCTGGGCGCCGTCCAGGTGCCGCCGGACGGCCGCCCGGTCGTCTTCCTCGCCGACCATCCGACCACCGGGGGCTATCCGGTGATCGCGGTCGTCCACCCGGCGGACCTGCCCGGCGCGGCCCAGGCCACGCCGGGCACGCCGGTGCGGTTCGTCGCTGTTCGGCACCGTCGCTGA
- a CDS encoding allophanate hydrolase subunit 1, with the protein MRALPVGARALLIEVATGDEAEALHAELLRRRATGELSVGEIVPAAHTVLLDGLDDPFRLAELLATWDVPPIPTRTQDVVEIPVRYDGPDLPDVAAHWGVDVTEVARIHAGAAYRVAFCGFAPGFGYLTGLPREVPRRATPRTSVPAGSVALAGPYTGVYPRASPGGWQLIGTTDAVLWDHQRVPAALLAPGTLVRFTLLETP; encoded by the coding sequence ATGAGAGCTCTGCCTGTCGGAGCCCGCGCGCTGCTGATCGAGGTGGCCACGGGCGACGAGGCCGAGGCCCTGCACGCCGAACTGCTGCGCCGCCGCGCCACGGGCGAACTGTCGGTGGGCGAGATCGTCCCCGCCGCCCACACGGTGCTCCTGGACGGCCTCGACGACCCGTTCCGCCTCGCCGAACTCCTCGCCACTTGGGACGTCCCCCCGATCCCCACGCGCACGCAGGACGTCGTCGAGATCCCCGTACGGTACGACGGCCCCGACCTGCCGGACGTCGCCGCCCACTGGGGTGTCGATGTCACCGAGGTGGCCCGGATCCACGCCGGCGCCGCATATCGCGTCGCGTTCTGCGGCTTCGCCCCCGGCTTCGGCTACCTCACGGGCCTGCCTCGCGAGGTCCCGCGCCGGGCAACCCCGCGCACGTCGGTCCCGGCGGGGTCCGTCGCCCTGGCCGGCCCCTACACCGGCGTGTACCCACGTGCGTCCCCGGGCGGCTGGCAGCTGATCGGTACGACGGACGCGGTGCTGTGGGACCACCAGCGCGTACCGGCCGCGCTGCTGGCGCCGGGCACCCTGGTCCGCTTCACCCTTTTGGAGACGCCGTGA
- a CDS encoding 5-oxoprolinase subunit PxpA, translated as MSSIDLNADLGEGFGRWTLTDDERLLSVVTSANVACGFHAGDAVTMRRVCELAAERGVRIGAQVSYRDLAGFGRRAMDVPPAELAAEVAYQIGALEVFARAAGTRVSYVKPHGALYNRVVHDEEQAAAVVEGVLLADATLPVLGLPGSHLLKLAERVGLAAVTEAFADRAYTDEGTLVLRDQEGSVITDADAVVERSVGLACSGTVVAHSGERILVRARSLCLHGDTPGSVELARRVRAELAAAGVRVEAFS; from the coding sequence ATGAGCTCCATCGATCTGAACGCCGACCTCGGCGAGGGCTTCGGCCGCTGGACGCTGACCGACGACGAGCGACTGCTCTCCGTCGTCACCAGCGCCAATGTGGCCTGCGGCTTCCATGCGGGGGACGCGGTCACCATGCGGCGGGTCTGCGAGCTGGCGGCCGAGCGCGGGGTCCGGATCGGCGCCCAGGTCTCGTACCGCGACCTGGCGGGCTTCGGGCGGCGCGCGATGGACGTACCGCCCGCCGAACTGGCGGCCGAGGTGGCGTACCAGATCGGTGCCCTGGAGGTCTTCGCACGCGCGGCGGGCACGCGCGTGTCGTACGTGAAGCCGCACGGCGCGCTCTACAACCGCGTCGTGCACGACGAGGAGCAGGCGGCGGCGGTGGTCGAGGGAGTGCTCCTCGCCGACGCCACGCTGCCCGTCCTCGGCCTGCCCGGCTCGCATCTCCTCAAGCTGGCCGAGAGGGTCGGGCTGGCCGCCGTCACCGAGGCGTTCGCGGACCGCGCGTACACCGACGAGGGGACACTGGTGCTGCGCGACCAGGAAGGTTCCGTGATCACGGACGCCGACGCCGTGGTCGAGCGGTCCGTCGGCCTGGCCTGTTCCGGCACAGTCGTCGCCCACTCGGGTGAACGGATTCTCGTCCGGGCCCGCTCTCTCTGCCTGCACGGTGACACACCGGGCTCGGTGGAGTTGGCCCGGCGGGTGCGGGCCGAGCTGGCGGCGGCGGGGGTGCGGGTGGAGGCGTTCTCATGA
- a CDS encoding putative hydro-lyase, whose amino-acid sequence MNDMTTRHAGPATAAHDRPATPATPYDRPFAAVDPRAHAWTPEEARARFRSGAAGPTAGVAAGHTQANLISVPADWAYDMLLFCQRNPKPCPVLDVTDAGAWTTPLAPGADLRTDLPRYRVWEHGELVAEPTDVVDVWRKDLVSFLIGCSFTFESALTAAGVPMRHVEQGRNVSMYVTDRMCRPAGRLHGPMVVSMRPVPPAHLAAAIRESSLLPAVHGGPVHCGEPTGLGIADLSRPDFGDPVDAEPDDIPVFWACGVTPQAAVTASRPSFAITHAPGQMFLTDARDEQYRVL is encoded by the coding sequence GTGAACGACATGACCACGCGGCACGCCGGCCCCGCCACCGCTGCGCACGACCGTCCGGCCACCCCCGCCACCCCCTACGACCGCCCCTTCGCCGCCGTCGACCCGCGCGCGCACGCGTGGACCCCCGAGGAGGCACGTGCCCGGTTCCGTTCGGGCGCCGCGGGCCCCACCGCCGGGGTGGCCGCCGGGCACACCCAGGCGAACCTGATCTCGGTGCCCGCCGACTGGGCCTACGACATGCTGCTGTTCTGCCAGCGCAACCCCAAGCCGTGCCCCGTGCTCGACGTCACGGACGCCGGAGCGTGGACGACCCCGCTGGCCCCGGGCGCGGACCTGCGCACCGATCTGCCGCGCTACCGCGTCTGGGAGCACGGCGAGTTGGTGGCCGAGCCGACGGACGTGGTCGACGTCTGGCGCAAGGACCTGGTGTCGTTCCTGATCGGCTGCAGCTTCACCTTCGAGTCGGCGCTGACCGCCGCGGGCGTGCCGATGCGCCACGTCGAGCAGGGCCGCAACGTCTCGATGTACGTGACCGACCGCATGTGCCGGCCCGCCGGGCGGCTGCACGGCCCGATGGTGGTGTCGATGCGCCCGGTGCCACCCGCGCACCTGGCGGCGGCGATCCGGGAGAGCAGTCTGCTGCCGGCCGTGCACGGTGGTCCGGTGCACTGCGGCGAGCCGACGGGCCTCGGCATCGCCGACCTGTCCCGTCCGGACTTCGGCGACCCCGTGGACGCCGAGCCGGACGACATCCCGGTGTTCTGGGCCTGCGGGGTGACACCGCAGGCCGCCGTGACGGCCTCACGCCCGTCGTTCGCGATCACGCACGCGCCGGGCCAGATGTTCCTGACCGACGCCCGCGACGAGCAGTACCGCGTCCTCTGA